A stretch of Chitinophaga caeni DNA encodes these proteins:
- a CDS encoding efflux RND transporter permease subunit yields the protein MFDTFIKRPVLSLVISLIITLLGLLALFSLPVTQFPDIVPPSVTVTAKYTGANAEVCVKAVSTPLERAINGVPGMTYMSSVSSNDGMTVISVFFEVGTDPDQAAVNVQNRVATIIDELPEEVIKSGVTTEKEVNSMLLYLNIMSEDTTLDEQFIYNFADINVLQELKRINGVGRAEIMGAKEYAMRVWLKPDRMLALNVSADEVINAIRRQNIEAAPGKTGESSDKDPNLQQYVLRYTGKFFEPDEYKNIVVRANADGSMLLLKDVADVEFGSLTYSMVSKTDGKPSASIMLKQRPGSNAQDVIRDVKAKMAEMKATSFPPGMTYNFNYDVSRFLEASISSVIHTLFEAFILVFIVVFIFLQDFRSTLIPALAVPVALIGTLCFMQLMGFSINLLTLFALVLAIGIVVDNAIVVVEAVHVKMNEDHLPPLEATLAAMREISGAIVAITLVMSAVFIPVAFLSGPVGVFYRQFSLTLAIAIVISGVNAVTLTPALCAIMLKHQHGNRKGMLQRFFNGFNKGYNKTERGYASLIGKIAGRRLLTVGCLVFFFVATWGVSSVLPSGFIPTEDQGMIYVNVTTPQGATVERTEAVLDDIDKIARDMDEVESVSTLAGYSLVNEVAGASYGMAMVNLKSWEERKASVQDIMNRLQKKSKYISDATIEFFPPPTVPGFGNSSGFELRLLDKSGLGELDKVGAQTQRFIEALKDRPEIGSAFTSFDASFPQYLIHVDQKMAAKKGVSIDNALSNLQTLMGSFYASNFIRFGQMYKVMVQADPSYRRKPEDLLKLYVKNDQGQMVSYADFIRLERVYGPEQLTRYNMYTAAMINGDAAPGYSSSDAIKAVEEVAANSLARGYSIEWSGMTREQILSGNQAVYIFLICLVFVYLLLAAQYESFLLPLPVILSLPAGIFGAFLALKVFGLENNIYAQVALVMLIGLLGKNAILIVEFAILKNKEGLSVLEAAKQGAVSRLRPILMTSFAFIAGLIPLCIATGAGAMGNRSIGTAAAGGMLIGTLFGVIVIPGLYVLFASMVKHRPVKKNIKAHESILN from the coding sequence ATGTTTGATACATTTATTAAAAGACCGGTATTATCATTGGTAATATCGTTGATCATAACCCTGTTGGGCTTATTGGCTTTATTTAGTTTGCCGGTAACCCAATTCCCGGATATCGTTCCGCCATCGGTTACGGTAACAGCCAAGTATACCGGCGCAAATGCGGAAGTATGCGTAAAAGCGGTGTCTACGCCTTTAGAACGCGCCATTAACGGGGTGCCGGGCATGACTTACATGTCGTCTGTATCGAGTAATGATGGTATGACGGTAATAAGCGTGTTCTTCGAGGTGGGAACCGATCCTGATCAAGCGGCGGTGAATGTTCAAAACCGCGTGGCTACGATTATCGATGAATTGCCGGAAGAAGTTATCAAAAGTGGTGTAACAACGGAAAAAGAGGTGAACAGTATGTTGCTTTACCTCAACATCATGAGTGAAGACACGACTTTGGATGAACAATTTATTTACAATTTTGCTGATATCAACGTGCTGCAAGAACTGAAGCGTATCAACGGCGTTGGTCGCGCTGAAATCATGGGTGCGAAAGAATACGCGATGCGTGTCTGGTTGAAGCCGGACCGGATGTTGGCATTAAATGTATCTGCCGATGAAGTGATCAATGCCATCCGCAGGCAAAATATTGAAGCGGCCCCCGGAAAAACGGGGGAGAGCTCCGACAAAGATCCTAACTTACAACAGTATGTATTACGCTACACCGGTAAATTCTTCGAACCGGACGAATATAAAAACATCGTGGTGCGTGCTAATGCCGACGGTAGTATGTTGCTGTTGAAGGATGTGGCTGATGTTGAATTTGGTTCGCTTACTTATAGCATGGTTTCGAAAACGGACGGGAAACCTTCGGCGTCCATCATGTTGAAACAACGGCCGGGTTCGAATGCGCAAGATGTTATCCGCGATGTAAAAGCAAAGATGGCGGAGATGAAGGCTACTTCTTTCCCGCCGGGTATGACTTATAACTTCAATTACGATGTATCCAGGTTCTTGGAAGCGTCTATTTCCAGCGTGATCCATACTTTATTCGAAGCCTTTATCCTGGTGTTTATCGTCGTGTTTATCTTCCTACAGGATTTCCGTTCCACGTTGATCCCGGCTTTGGCAGTTCCGGTGGCTTTGATCGGTACCTTATGCTTTATGCAGCTAATGGGTTTTTCGATCAACTTGTTGACCTTATTTGCCCTTGTTTTGGCTATCGGAATCGTGGTGGATAATGCTATCGTGGTCGTGGAGGCGGTCCATGTGAAGATGAACGAAGATCATTTGCCGCCTTTGGAAGCAACCTTGGCGGCGATGCGGGAAATCAGCGGGGCCATCGTGGCTATTACCCTGGTCATGTCTGCCGTATTTATTCCGGTGGCTTTCCTGAGTGGCCCGGTAGGCGTGTTTTACAGGCAGTTTTCATTGACCTTGGCAATCGCGATCGTTATTTCCGGTGTAAACGCGGTAACATTAACCCCGGCGTTGTGCGCCATCATGCTTAAGCATCAGCACGGCAACAGGAAAGGCATGTTGCAGCGATTTTTCAACGGGTTTAACAAGGGGTATAATAAAACGGAGCGCGGCTACGCCAGCTTAATCGGAAAGATTGCCGGAAGAAGATTATTAACGGTAGGTTGCTTGGTATTTTTCTTCGTGGCTACCTGGGGAGTTAGCTCGGTATTACCAAGTGGTTTCATTCCTACGGAAGACCAGGGGATGATCTATGTAAATGTAACGACGCCGCAAGGTGCAACGGTAGAAAGAACGGAAGCGGTTTTAGATGATATTGATAAGATAGCGCGTGACATGGATGAAGTTGAATCTGTTTCTACCTTGGCCGGTTATTCCCTGGTGAATGAAGTGGCGGGAGCCTCTTACGGAATGGCCATGGTTAACTTGAAATCATGGGAAGAGCGCAAGGCTAGTGTACAGGATATCATGAACAGGTTGCAAAAAAAATCCAAGTATATTTCAGATGCCACGATAGAGTTTTTCCCTCCGCCAACGGTTCCCGGTTTTGGTAATAGCAGTGGTTTCGAACTGCGTTTGCTTGATAAATCAGGATTGGGTGAGTTGGACAAAGTAGGTGCTCAAACGCAGCGGTTTATCGAGGCTTTGAAAGATCGCCCTGAGATCGGTAGCGCGTTCACCAGTTTTGATGCCAGCTTCCCGCAATATTTAATTCACGTGGATCAAAAGATGGCTGCCAAGAAAGGGGTGAGTATTGATAATGCATTGTCAAACCTTCAAACTTTGATGGGGAGCTTTTATGCTTCTAACTTCATACGCTTCGGGCAAATGTACAAGGTGATGGTACAGGCGGACCCCTCGTACCGCAGGAAACCCGAGGACTTGCTGAAACTATATGTGAAAAATGACCAGGGACAGATGGTTTCTTACGCTGATTTTATCCGCTTGGAACGGGTGTATGGGCCGGAACAATTGACCCGTTACAATATGTACACCGCCGCGATGATTAACGGCGATGCAGCACCGGGCTATAGCAGCAGCGATGCGATCAAAGCAGTTGAAGAAGTTGCTGCCAATTCATTGGCAAGGGGATATTCGATCGAGTGGAGCGGTATGACGCGGGAACAAATTCTATCTGGAAATCAAGCTGTGTATATTTTCTTGATATGCTTGGTATTTGTTTACTTGTTATTAGCGGCCCAGTACGAAAGTTTCTTATTGCCGTTGCCGGTGATTCTTTCATTACCTGCCGGTATTTTCGGTGCGTTCCTCGCCTTGAAAGTGTTTGGATTGGAAAATAACATTTATGCGCAAGTTGCCCTGGTAATGCTCATTGGTTTACTGGGCAAAAATGCCATCTTGATTGTTGAATTTGCCATCTTGAAAAACAAGGAAGGGCTCTCCGTGTTGGAAGCCGCCAAGCAAGGCGCCGTATCGCGTTTAAGGCCCATCCTGATGACTTCTTTTGCCTTTATTGCGGGCTTGATTCCCCTGTGTATTGCCACGGGAGCAGGCGCTATGGGGAACCGTTCTATCGGTACCGCGGCAGCAGGGGGGATGTTGATAGGAACCTTGTTCGGGGTAATCGTGATTCCCGGTTTGTATGTATTGTTTGCTTCCATGGTGAAGCATCGGCCAGTAAAGAAAAATATCAAAGCACATGAATCAATCCTTAATTAG
- a CDS encoding efflux transporter outer membrane subunit — MNQSLIRNIILAALLLCSACATQKTLTLPEAVALPATPSSEDTVSTLSFREVFHDENLRSLIEIALQHNFDLLSAQQRINIAAANLNVAKSAWLPKVEGAVSAGAEKYGDYTQNGVGNFDTNFSDNINGKQEIPYPVTPSYFIGLRSSWELDVWGKLKLQKQAVNARFLATKEGKHLIRTQVIASIAGMYYELTTLDNELQIIKSNIKLQESALATVEIQKAGGRATELAVQQFRAQLLGTKALEFKIRQDIAALEFQLNAVLGRMPQAIARTRQNAKQTVLPSIEKGISAQLLLNRPDVQQAEWELAATKVDVQVAQKAFLPSLTITPYLGFESFKAKLLFEPASIAWGAIGGLTAPIFQQKKLKANYAQREAAAYQAFYNYQQKLVNGYQEVATTLNKVENEQKAYDFKLQEVAVLQQAVATANTLFTTGYASYLEVITAQKSVLEAELSLVNTRRRVYQGIVSLYRALGGS, encoded by the coding sequence ATGAATCAATCCTTAATTAGAAATATCATCTTGGCAGCATTGTTACTTTGTAGTGCATGCGCCACGCAAAAAACACTCACTTTACCGGAAGCGGTAGCATTGCCGGCAACGCCGAGTTCTGAAGATACAGTATCAACTTTAAGCTTCAGGGAAGTGTTTCATGACGAGAACTTACGATCGTTAATCGAGATTGCTTTGCAACATAATTTTGATTTATTGTCTGCACAGCAGCGCATTAACATCGCTGCCGCCAATTTGAATGTTGCGAAGAGCGCCTGGCTACCTAAAGTGGAAGGAGCTGTTAGTGCGGGCGCTGAAAAGTACGGTGATTATACGCAAAATGGTGTCGGTAATTTTGATACTAATTTTTCCGATAACATCAATGGTAAACAGGAGATACCTTACCCGGTTACACCGAGTTATTTTATCGGCTTGAGGAGTTCATGGGAACTCGATGTTTGGGGAAAGTTAAAGCTGCAAAAGCAAGCCGTAAATGCCCGGTTTTTAGCTACGAAAGAAGGGAAGCACCTAATAAGAACGCAAGTGATCGCTTCCATTGCCGGGATGTATTACGAGTTGACAACCTTAGACAACGAGTTACAGATTATTAAAAGCAATATCAAGTTGCAAGAATCTGCCTTGGCAACCGTGGAAATTCAAAAGGCAGGAGGCCGTGCAACGGAATTGGCTGTACAACAATTCCGCGCGCAACTGTTGGGCACGAAGGCTTTAGAATTCAAGATCAGGCAGGATATCGCAGCGTTGGAGTTCCAGCTAAATGCCGTATTGGGACGGATGCCCCAAGCAATTGCCAGGACCAGGCAGAATGCTAAACAAACGGTATTGCCAAGCATTGAAAAAGGGATATCGGCGCAATTACTATTGAATCGCCCCGATGTACAGCAAGCGGAATGGGAGCTGGCGGCTACGAAGGTAGATGTACAAGTTGCTCAAAAAGCATTTTTGCCTAGCTTGACAATTACGCCCTACTTAGGGTTTGAATCCTTCAAAGCTAAGTTGCTTTTTGAACCGGCCTCCATTGCTTGGGGCGCCATCGGTGGATTGACTGCCCCGATATTTCAACAAAAGAAGTTGAAAGCCAATTATGCGCAAAGGGAAGCGGCAGCCTACCAAGCATTTTATAACTACCAGCAAAAGTTGGTAAACGGCTACCAAGAAGTAGCGACCACGCTAAACAAGGTAGAAAATGAGCAGAAAGCCTACGATTTTAAATTACAGGAAGTGGCCGTATTACAACAAGCCGTTGCTACGGCCAATACATTATTTACAACCGGATACGCCTCCTACTTGGAAGTGATAACCGCACAAAAAAGTGTACTTGAAGCGGAGTTGTCGCTCGTGAATACAAGGCGCCGTGTTTATCAAGGCATCGTGTCCTTGTACCGCGCTCTTGGCGGAAGTTGA
- a CDS encoding DNA topoisomerase 3, translated as MKVCIAEKPSVARDIAEVIGAKQRKDGYFEGNGYQVTWTFGHFCTLKEPHDYFDQWKAWRLEDLPMIPTNFGIKLIENDGVKKQFGIIEKLVDACEEVINCGDAGQEGELIQRWVLLKAKCQAPVKRLWISSLTEEAIKNGFQQLKNAEQFDNLYAAGSARAIGDWLLGMNATRLFTKKFGQGKAVLSIGRVQTPTLAMIVQRQKEINAFKSEDYWELKTIYRDVEFTATIDRLKTLDKANKGLAYLKEYPFVVTSFEKKDGKEGNPKLFDLTGLQVEANKKFAFTADDTLKYIQSLYEKKLVTYPRVDTTYLSEDLHPKIAGILQDMAPYAALTAPILQQPIPKLKSVFDDKKVTDHHAIIPTGIYPSNLPYEEKRIYDLVAKRFIAAFYPECKISTTTVFGTVGQVPFKVTGKQIIEPGWKEVYANDVKEKDDNSDKKEGEEVEEKTLPHFEVGESGPHTPRIHQGKTSPPKPYTEATLLRAMETAGKQVEDEEMRELMKDNGIGRPSTRANIIETLYKRKYIEKKKKNIFATQTGMDLIDTIQSELLKSAELTGTWERKLRQIEKGEYAMDTFKSELIQMVQDLTLEVKNSQYKPITIAAEPQKTNTVPKKTTKKKESAEPGSLQCPKCSQHPLMKGKSAYGCSNFNVCGFKVPFELFGKKLTAKQIADLVTKKKTGKLKGLVVNGNAQDGRIILTADFGFGVE; from the coding sequence ATGAAAGTTTGCATCGCCGAAAAACCCAGTGTTGCCAGGGATATTGCCGAAGTTATCGGTGCCAAACAAAGAAAAGATGGTTATTTCGAGGGTAATGGCTACCAGGTCACCTGGACCTTCGGTCATTTCTGCACACTTAAAGAACCTCACGATTATTTCGATCAATGGAAAGCTTGGCGACTCGAAGACTTGCCGATGATCCCCACCAACTTCGGCATCAAGCTAATCGAGAACGACGGCGTAAAAAAGCAATTCGGTATTATAGAAAAACTGGTCGACGCTTGTGAAGAAGTGATTAATTGCGGGGATGCCGGCCAAGAGGGTGAATTGATTCAACGCTGGGTTTTGCTCAAAGCTAAATGCCAAGCGCCTGTGAAACGCCTATGGATATCTTCCCTGACTGAAGAAGCCATCAAGAACGGCTTCCAACAACTCAAAAATGCCGAACAATTCGATAACCTTTACGCCGCCGGTAGCGCGCGGGCAATTGGCGACTGGCTTCTCGGCATGAACGCCACCCGTTTATTTACGAAGAAATTCGGCCAAGGGAAGGCCGTATTGTCTATCGGCCGCGTGCAAACGCCCACGCTCGCCATGATCGTTCAAAGACAAAAGGAAATCAACGCCTTCAAATCCGAAGACTACTGGGAGCTGAAAACTATTTACCGCGATGTAGAATTTACCGCGACTATCGATCGATTAAAAACGCTTGATAAAGCCAATAAGGGTTTAGCATATCTGAAAGAATATCCTTTCGTGGTTACTTCTTTCGAGAAAAAGGATGGCAAAGAAGGGAACCCGAAATTGTTTGACCTCACAGGTTTACAGGTAGAAGCCAACAAAAAATTTGCTTTTACCGCCGATGATACATTAAAGTATATTCAGAGTTTGTACGAAAAAAAATTGGTAACCTACCCAAGGGTAGATACCACTTATCTCTCTGAAGATTTACATCCTAAGATTGCAGGGATATTGCAGGACATGGCGCCGTATGCCGCGCTGACCGCCCCTATCCTTCAGCAACCTATTCCCAAATTGAAATCTGTTTTCGATGATAAAAAGGTGACCGATCACCATGCTATTATCCCGACAGGTATTTACCCCAGTAATCTTCCTTACGAAGAAAAACGCATCTACGACCTGGTTGCCAAGCGCTTCATTGCCGCTTTTTACCCGGAATGTAAAATCTCGACAACTACCGTATTCGGCACCGTGGGTCAAGTCCCCTTCAAAGTTACCGGCAAGCAAATTATTGAACCCGGATGGAAAGAGGTGTATGCTAATGATGTAAAAGAAAAGGATGATAACTCCGACAAAAAAGAAGGCGAAGAGGTAGAAGAAAAAACCTTACCGCATTTTGAGGTTGGCGAAAGTGGTCCGCATACACCGAGAATACATCAAGGGAAAACTTCGCCTCCGAAACCTTACACCGAAGCGACTTTATTACGTGCCATGGAAACCGCCGGAAAACAAGTCGAAGACGAGGAAATGCGCGAGCTGATGAAAGATAATGGTATCGGTCGCCCTTCTACACGCGCCAACATTATTGAAACTTTATACAAAAGAAAATACATCGAGAAGAAGAAAAAAAACATCTTTGCCACCCAAACGGGGATGGACCTGATCGATACCATACAATCCGAGTTATTGAAAAGCGCTGAACTTACCGGTACCTGGGAAAGGAAGCTCCGGCAAATCGAAAAAGGCGAATACGCCATGGATACTTTCAAGTCGGAGCTGATTCAAATGGTGCAAGATTTAACACTCGAAGTAAAAAACAGCCAGTATAAACCGATCACGATCGCGGCGGAGCCGCAGAAAACTAATACCGTACCCAAGAAAACCACTAAGAAAAAGGAAAGCGCCGAGCCCGGTTCCTTGCAATGTCCCAAATGCTCCCAACATCCACTGATGAAAGGAAAATCGGCTTACGGTTGCAGTAACTTTAACGTTTGCGGGTTCAAGGTTCCATTTGAATTGTTTGGCAAAAAGCTCACGGCCAAGCAAATCGCGGACCTGGTTACTAAGAAGAAAACGGGTAAGCTGAAAGGTTTGGTGGTGAATGGCAATGCGCAAGATGGCAGGATTATCTTGACCGCGGATTTCGGGTTCGGGGTTGAGTAA
- a CDS encoding NAD(P)/FAD-dependent oxidoreductase — translation MKLETTVCVLGAGPAGSCAALQLAKLGIDCIVVDKASFPRDKVCGDALSSKVLTQLKKIDENIAKRLQSSIFKKDSWGVTFIAPNNISLEIPYAPNYLEKKGDPGSFVCKRIDFDHFLFREMKMNPGIHVYESIDIVKQVRTENGYLLSNASGNFQVQAKMIIVANGAQSPFTKEIAGFKVEHKHYIAGIRAYYSGIKEIHDDNFIELHFLENVLPGYLWIFHLPNGEANVGIGMLSKSVARKKINLKKSLLDAVQNTPELKDRFAKANLLGKIQGYGLPLGSKKRKLHGDHYVLTGDAGFLIDPFSGEGIGNAIYSARIAAITVAEAISRDDYSDNFLERYDREVYRVLWPELQLSHKLQKLARSSWLFNFLLRLGSKNKQVKALMISMFHEVNIRKKLASPMFYVKLLFNKS, via the coding sequence ATGAAATTAGAAACTACTGTTTGCGTATTAGGCGCCGGGCCGGCAGGCTCTTGTGCAGCATTGCAATTGGCAAAGTTGGGAATTGACTGCATCGTGGTTGACAAGGCAAGCTTTCCTAGGGACAAGGTATGCGGCGATGCCTTAAGCAGTAAAGTGCTAACGCAATTAAAAAAGATAGATGAAAATATCGCGAAGCGATTACAATCTTCAATTTTTAAGAAAGACAGTTGGGGAGTGACCTTTATAGCTCCGAATAATATTTCGTTGGAAATTCCCTATGCGCCAAACTACTTGGAAAAGAAAGGTGACCCGGGAAGCTTCGTCTGCAAGCGGATCGATTTTGACCATTTCCTATTTCGAGAAATGAAAATGAATCCAGGTATACATGTTTATGAAAGCATTGATATCGTAAAACAGGTACGGACGGAGAATGGTTACTTACTTTCAAATGCTTCCGGCAATTTCCAAGTACAAGCAAAAATGATCATCGTAGCAAACGGGGCACAATCTCCTTTTACTAAAGAAATAGCCGGTTTCAAAGTAGAACATAAACATTATATCGCCGGTATCAGGGCATATTATTCAGGGATCAAAGAAATCCATGATGATAATTTTATCGAATTACACTTCCTCGAAAACGTTTTACCGGGTTATTTGTGGATATTTCATTTGCCAAATGGTGAAGCAAATGTTGGCATTGGAATGCTAAGTAAATCCGTTGCGAGGAAAAAGATCAACTTGAAAAAATCGCTGCTCGATGCTGTACAAAACACCCCCGAACTGAAGGATCGCTTTGCAAAAGCCAACCTATTAGGAAAGATCCAAGGATATGGACTCCCCCTGGGTAGTAAAAAACGGAAACTTCACGGGGATCACTACGTGTTAACCGGCGATGCCGGTTTCCTCATCGACCCATTTAGCGGGGAGGGCATCGGCAATGCAATTTATTCTGCAAGGATCGCGGCCATAACGGTGGCAGAAGCCATATCCCGGGATGATTATTCTGATAATTTCTTAGAACGTTATGACAGGGAAGTTTACCGGGTATTGTGGCCAGAATTACAATTGAGCCATAAACTACAAAAGTTGGCCCGTTCTTCGTGGCTATTTAATTTCCTGCTGAGACTCGGATCAAAAAACAAACAAGTAAAAGCACTCATGATCTCGATGTTCCACGAAGTAAACATCAGGAAGAAACTGGCCAGCCCAATGTTCTATGTAAAGCTATTATTCAATAAATCCTAA
- a CDS encoding helix-turn-helix domain-containing protein, which produces MDHRTEGLESFYQRKMNWIPGNLKNGIGHFNVFHMRDFVGKQPGSAPYSRKDFYKVSLVIGRNKYYYADKTIEIEEAALLFGNPMIPYKWEPLDGEQDGCFCIFTEAFFNQFGRIRDYTVFQPGSSPVFLLGKEQVKEMKAIYDRMFEVLRSEYAYKYDLLRNLIYELVHKANSLQPVETNLYKDSPANTRIAALFAELLERQFPIDSSNQRLELRNPAAFAAYLSIHTNHLNRALKSVSGKTTSQLIAERVAQEAKILLLHTDWSVSDIAFCLGFDEPSHFIAFFKKNTRKTPHVFRKEIV; this is translated from the coding sequence ATGGATCATCGTACAGAAGGTTTAGAAAGTTTTTACCAGAGGAAAATGAATTGGATTCCGGGTAACCTGAAAAACGGTATCGGTCATTTTAACGTATTCCACATGCGCGACTTCGTTGGCAAGCAACCTGGATCCGCACCGTACAGCCGCAAAGATTTTTATAAGGTCAGCTTGGTCATAGGGCGTAATAAGTATTATTATGCAGATAAAACCATCGAGATAGAAGAGGCTGCACTGCTATTTGGCAACCCGATGATTCCTTATAAATGGGAACCTTTAGATGGGGAACAAGATGGTTGCTTTTGCATCTTTACCGAAGCATTCTTTAACCAGTTTGGTAGAATCCGCGATTACACCGTATTCCAGCCGGGCTCCAGCCCGGTGTTTTTACTGGGTAAGGAACAGGTGAAAGAAATGAAAGCGATTTATGATAGAATGTTCGAGGTATTACGCTCGGAATATGCCTATAAATACGACTTGTTAAGAAATTTGATATATGAACTAGTCCATAAAGCGAATAGCTTACAGCCCGTAGAAACAAACTTATATAAAGATAGTCCTGCCAATACAAGGATTGCTGCTTTATTCGCGGAGCTGTTGGAAAGGCAATTCCCGATCGATTCCAGTAATCAGCGGCTTGAACTTCGCAATCCTGCTGCATTTGCAGCGTATCTCTCTATCCATACCAATCATTTGAACCGCGCGTTGAAATCGGTTTCAGGCAAAACTACTTCCCAGCTCATCGCGGAGAGGGTTGCCCAGGAAGCAAAAATATTACTGTTACATACTGATTGGAGTGTTTCTGATATAGCTTTTTGCTTAGGATTTGATGAACCTTCACATTTCATAGCTTTCTTCAAGAAGAATACCCGGAAAACCCCACATGTTTTCCGTAAGGAAATTGTTTGA
- a CDS encoding SDR family oxidoreductase: MKQKVWFVTGASKGLGLALVKKLLTEGHSVAATSRDADVLAAAVGDPSKNFLSLQLDLRNEAAIGSALREAQQHFGRLDVIVNNAGYGIGGTLEELNSDEIEQAIDINLNAPIFVMKYAIPYLREQKSGHIINISSIAGFAGAMSWGIYNAAKAGLIAFSEAFAQEVKEFGIQVTVIAPGAFRTEFITSAYQVQAGKEMPEYKAVRETQTRYAQYHGKQTGDPAKAAKVMMDIANHPDAPVLLFLGSDAYKRALDKIESWTESIKQLETLSTATDIVD, encoded by the coding sequence ATGAAACAAAAAGTTTGGTTTGTTACAGGCGCATCCAAAGGTTTAGGCTTGGCGCTGGTTAAGAAGTTATTAACTGAAGGGCATAGCGTAGCCGCCACCTCAAGGGATGCCGATGTACTTGCAGCAGCGGTGGGGGATCCTTCAAAGAATTTTTTATCACTACAGCTGGATTTGCGGAATGAAGCAGCTATTGGGTCCGCCCTCCGGGAAGCCCAGCAGCATTTTGGTAGGCTGGATGTCATAGTCAACAATGCCGGTTATGGAATAGGAGGGACGCTCGAAGAGCTAAATTCGGATGAAATTGAGCAGGCAATTGATATCAATCTCAATGCCCCAATTTTTGTAATGAAATATGCCATCCCTTATTTAAGGGAGCAAAAATCCGGTCATATTATTAATATTTCATCTATTGCAGGGTTTGCTGGCGCCATGTCTTGGGGTATCTACAATGCTGCAAAGGCTGGTCTTATCGCCTTTTCCGAAGCCTTTGCTCAAGAAGTGAAGGAATTTGGTATACAGGTAACTGTTATTGCGCCTGGAGCTTTTAGGACCGAATTTATTACCAGCGCTTACCAGGTACAAGCCGGCAAGGAAATGCCTGAATATAAAGCAGTGCGGGAAACGCAAACCAGGTATGCACAATACCATGGTAAACAAACTGGCGATCCCGCGAAGGCCGCGAAAGTGATGATGGATATCGCGAATCATCCCGATGCGCCGGTTTTATTGTTCCTGGGCTCTGATGCTTACAAGCGGGCACTGGATAAAATCGAATCATGGACGGAGTCTATCAAACAATTGGAGACTTTAAGTACCGCTACCGACATTGTTGACTAA